In one window of Thalassococcus arenae DNA:
- a CDS encoding nitrite/sulfite reductase codes for MYRYTDFDAAFVAERNRQFRAQVERRINGSLTEDEFKPLRLMNGLYLQLHAYMLRVAIPYGTLSGSQMRQLAYIADRWDKGYGHFTTRQNIQFNWPKLRDVPDMLDALAEVQMHAIQTSGNTIRNVTADHFAGAAADEIADPRPVAELIRQWSTDHPEFQFLPRKFKIAVSGSENDRAVLRAHDVAVQIVEQDGEIGYRIFVGGGLGRTPMIGKVLRDFLPEADLLPYLEAVVSVWNLLGRRDNKYKARIKITVHEHGISEISRLVEDRFAVLRPAFSGIDQALFDTIKADFAAPDFAHRDSADFDRAYDRDPVFRAWADTNLSDHRIPGYAIAQISLKAHGATPGDATSSQMRVLADLAERYGHDELRISHEQNVVLPHVHKADLPQIHTILKAHGLATANIGKISDIIACPGMDYCALATARSIPVAQKIATRFDALKLEHEIGDLKIKISGCINACGHHHVGHIGILGLDRAGVETYQITLGGDATQDAALGDRTGPGFGYDEIVPAIERLIGTYLDLRGDAQETFLQTYRRIGMAPFKSALYDSETRVAAE; via the coding sequence ATGTACCGCTACACCGATTTCGACGCGGCCTTCGTTGCCGAACGCAACCGCCAGTTCCGTGCCCAGGTCGAGCGCCGCATCAACGGGTCGCTGACCGAAGACGAGTTCAAGCCCCTGCGCCTGATGAACGGACTTTACCTGCAACTGCACGCCTACATGCTGCGCGTCGCCATCCCCTATGGCACGTTGTCGGGCAGCCAGATGCGCCAGCTGGCCTATATCGCCGACCGCTGGGACAAGGGGTATGGCCATTTCACCACGCGCCAGAACATCCAGTTCAACTGGCCGAAACTGCGCGACGTGCCCGACATGCTGGATGCACTGGCCGAAGTACAGATGCACGCCATCCAGACCTCCGGCAACACGATCCGTAACGTCACCGCCGACCATTTCGCCGGCGCGGCAGCGGACGAGATCGCCGATCCCCGCCCGGTGGCCGAGCTGATCCGGCAATGGTCGACCGATCACCCGGAATTCCAGTTCCTGCCCCGCAAGTTCAAGATCGCGGTCTCGGGATCGGAAAACGACCGCGCCGTTCTGCGTGCCCATGACGTCGCGGTTCAGATCGTCGAACAGGATGGCGAAATCGGCTATCGCATCTTCGTCGGCGGCGGCCTGGGCCGTACCCCGATGATCGGCAAGGTGCTGCGCGATTTCCTGCCCGAGGCCGATCTGCTGCCCTATCTCGAGGCGGTGGTCAGCGTCTGGAACCTGCTGGGACGGCGCGACAACAAGTACAAGGCCAGGATCAAGATCACCGTTCACGAGCATGGAATTTCAGAGATTTCTCGCCTGGTCGAGGATCGCTTCGCAGTGCTCCGGCCGGCCTTTTCCGGCATCGACCAGGCATTGTTCGACACGATCAAGGCGGATTTCGCGGCCCCCGATTTCGCGCACCGCGACAGCGCGGATTTCGACCGCGCCTATGACCGCGACCCGGTCTTCCGCGCCTGGGCCGACACCAACCTGTCGGATCACCGCATTCCCGGCTACGCCATTGCGCAGATCAGCCTCAAGGCGCATGGCGCGACACCCGGCGATGCGACGTCGAGCCAGATGCGCGTGCTGGCCGATCTGGCCGAACGCTATGGCCATGACGAATTGCGCATCAGCCACGAACAGAACGTCGTGCTGCCCCATGTCCACAAGGCGGACCTGCCGCAGATCCACACGATCCTCAAGGCGCACGGGCTGGCCACCGCCAATATCGGCAAGATCAGCGACATCATCGCCTGCCCCGGCATGGATTACTGCGCCCTTGCCACGGCCCGCTCTATCCCGGTCGCGCAGAAAATCGCGACGCGCTTCGACGCGCTGAAACTCGAACACGAGATCGGCGATCTCAAGATCAAGATTTCCGGCTGCATCAACGCCTGCGGGCATCACCATGTCGGCCATATCGGCATTCTGGGTCTCGACCGCGCGGGGGTCGAAACGTACCAGATCACCCTGGGTGGCGACGCCACGCAGGATGCCGCCCTTGGCGACCGCACGGGACCGGGCTTTGGCTATGACGAGATCGTGCCGGCGATCGAACGGTTGATCGGCACCTATCTCGACCTGCGCGGCGATGCCCAAGAGACCTTCCTGCAAACCTATCGCCGGATCGGCATGGCACCCTTCAAATCCGCGCTCTACGACAGCGAAACGCGGGTTGCGGCGGAATAG
- a CDS encoding DUF2849 domain-containing protein — translation MPKAFTPKVVTANALLEGDVVYLSEDDRWVRRLNEAELLTDEAHADLRLIEAQARHAEVVGAYLADVKPGPNGPEPTHFREDFRRTGPSNHAHGKQAEAS, via the coding sequence ATGCCCAAAGCCTTCACACCCAAGGTTGTCACCGCCAATGCGCTTCTCGAAGGCGATGTCGTGTACCTGTCCGAGGACGACCGCTGGGTCCGGCGGCTGAACGAAGCCGAGCTGCTGACCGACGAGGCCCATGCCGATCTGCGCCTGATCGAGGCGCAGGCGCGCCATGCCGAAGTGGTCGGCGCCTATCTGGCCGACGTCAAACCCGGCCCGAACGGCCCCGAACCCACGCATTTCCGCGAGGATTTCCGCCGTACCGGGCCCTCGAACCACGCCCATGGCAAGCAGGCAGAGGCAAGCTGA
- the cobA gene encoding uroporphyrinogen-III C-methyltransferase encodes MRFTLPLFSRRRSAPVLFVGAGPGDPGLLTLSALRALKSAQVVIHDRLVGDGVLALIPRRARRIAMGKAGFGPSTAQSEICARLVAEAQGGQRVVRLKGGDPMIFGRLDEEIDALDAAGLAWDIVPGITAAAAAGAALGQSLTKRGRNASLRILTGHDMAGFADHDWRALARPGQVAAIYMGKKAARFVQGRLLMHGADPATPVCVVENASRPDQRILASSLGLFPEALAGANLGGPAIVMLGLTARSAAAEITDIMQQKVS; translated from the coding sequence ATGCGCTTCACGCTGCCCCTTTTCTCGCGCCGCCGGTCTGCCCCGGTGCTGTTCGTCGGCGCCGGCCCCGGAGACCCGGGCTTGCTGACGCTGAGCGCGCTGCGGGCGCTGAAATCGGCGCAGGTGGTGATCCATGACCGGTTGGTCGGCGACGGTGTTCTCGCGCTGATCCCCCGCCGCGCCCGTCGCATCGCCATGGGCAAGGCAGGCTTCGGGCCTTCCACCGCGCAGTCCGAGATCTGTGCCCGCCTCGTGGCGGAAGCGCAAGGCGGGCAGCGTGTCGTGCGCCTGAAAGGCGGCGATCCGATGATCTTCGGCCGCCTCGACGAAGAGATCGACGCGCTCGACGCCGCCGGGCTGGCCTGGGACATCGTACCGGGCATCACCGCCGCGGCGGCCGCCGGCGCGGCGCTCGGTCAAAGCCTGACCAAGCGCGGGCGCAACGCGTCGTTGCGCATCCTGACCGGGCACGACATGGCGGGTTTCGCCGACCATGACTGGCGCGCGCTGGCCCGTCCCGGCCAGGTCGCGGCGATCTACATGGGCAAGAAGGCGGCTCGGTTCGTTCAGGGCCGGTTGCTGATGCACGGTGCCGATCCCGCCACACCGGTTTGCGTCGTCGAAAACGCGTCACGTCCCGACCAGCGTATCCTGGCCTCGTCCCTGGGCCTGTTCCCCGAGGCGCTGGCCGGGGCGAACCTCGGTGGTCCGGCCATCGTCATGCTGGGCCTCACAGCCCGCAGTGCTGCGGCAGAAATAACTGATATCATGCAACAAAAGGTGTCCTGA